One Intestinimonas butyriciproducens genomic window, GTCTGGTGGTGGCCGGGCTGGCCGGGCTGCTGTGTGTCTACGCGGTGCTGGCCTTCAACGTCACCGGGGGCTACGCCCTCTCCCCCGGAGAGACCCTCCGCCGCTCGGTGTATCCCGCCCCCGGGGACTACACGCTGGAGGGCGACTGGAGCGGCGGGGTCCAGCTCACAGTGGAGAGCCAGAACAAGACCGAAACCATCATGCACACCAGCACGGTCCTCTACAGAGGGCCGCTGGACGGCGCGGCTTTCACCGTGCCGGAGGATTCCACCGTGGTCTACCTCGATCTCTCCGCCCAGGACGGTGCGGCGCTGGAGCGGCTGTCCCTCTCGGGCGGCCCCTCCGTCAAGCTGGGCTATCGCCTGCTGCCCGGCTTTGCCGCCAACCGCCTCCAGGGCCTGTGGGCCAATCAGAACGCCATCCAGCGCACGGAGTTCTTCCGGGACGGCCTGCGCATCTATGCCCAGAGCCCCGTCATCGGAAACGGGCTCGGCAGTGTGGAGGGGTTGGTCACCAGCGTACAGAGCTTTTACTATGAGAGCAAATACGTCCACAACCACTATATCCAGGTCCTGGCCGAGATGGGCATTCCGGGCCTGCTGGCTTTTCTGGCCATTCTGGGCTCCGCCGCCGTCACCCTCTGGAAGCGGCGGCGGGAGGGGGAGGAAGACGCACTGCTTCCGGCGCTCTGTGCCTGCCTGGCCATGGCGGCGCTCCATGCCGCCGCGGAGGCGGTGTGGTCCCTGGGACAGTATCAGACCATGGCCCTGCTGGTCCTGTCCATGATCGCCGTCTGCTTCGGCCGCCCTGTGACCAGACTGACCTCCAAAACCGCCGCGCTGGCCTCTTCGGCCCTCTTGTGTCTCTTTTCCGCCGTGTTCGCCTGGCTGCTCTACGGAAATCTCGCTGCGGAGCGGGCTTACGCCGAGATCCAGGCCGGCACCCGGATTCAGGACGCCTACAGCATGACCAATCTGGCCCGCCGCGACCGCTACGGCTGGGCCCAATACAAGCTGGATATGGCCGTCAACGCCGCCAGCTCTCCCGTGGAGGAATTCGCCCAGACCGCTGCAAGCTATGCCCAGGACTGCCGCAAGCTGCGGGTCCACTCCATCAACTTCAGCCTGGAACGGTACGTCTATCTGCCCCAGGGGCGGTATGAGGAGCTCTTCACCGCCTCCCGGGAGGGCATCCCTCAAAAAGCCTCCGTGTCCAGGACATGGCAGGAGGAATTCTCCCTCTATGAAGAGGCCCTTCGCAGCGACCCCGAGGGGGTCCTGGACGACATCCAGTGGTTCGCCGATCAGGTCCTCCAGACCGAGCAGATGATGCACGACTACAATGCCGACAGGATGGAGCCTGTCACCCTGACCGGTGACAATCTGGCTTTCCTGGAGCGTATCCAAGCGGTGAAGGCTACCGGGGCTACCGGGGCCGACGCCGCGGCGCTGCTGGGCCTGACATAACGGAAATTCGGAATATCGCTGCTTTCCCGCACGTTTTTACCGGGAAAGCAGCGGTATTTTCGGTCGAATGAAGCGCAGACGCAGGCCCTGTTTGGTCATATTTCCTATGACCAAACAGGGCCTGCGCTCTTGCATCTGAAAAAAAGATATACTATAATCAAATAACTTGAAAAGTGGGGTTACTTCTTTTATCGGAGGCTGGGCACAGCTTCCCTTATTTGAAACAAAGCCGTCAGGAGGTGCACCCATGCCCGGCAAGCTGCTCTATACCGCCTCTACATACTCCCATATCGCCAATTTTCACCTGCCCTATCTGCGCGCCTTCCGGGAGGCGGGATGGACCGTGCATGTGGCCTGCGGCGGAACGGCCATGGCGCTTCCCGAAGCCGACCGCGTGGTGGACGTCCCCTTTGCAAAGCGGATGACCGCGCCGGAAAACCTGGGGTGCGCCCGCCGCCTGGGGGAATTGATGAAGTGTGAGGCCTATGATCTGGTCATCACCCATACCTCCCTGGCGGCCTTTTTCACCCGGCTGCCCCTTCTGGGGCGGAAGGACCGCCCCCGCGTCATCAATACGGTCCACGGCTATCTCTTCGACGACGACACGACCGCCCCCAAGCGGCAAATCCTTCTGGCCGCCGAACGGCTCACCGCCCCCTGCACAGATCTGGTGCTGGTCATGAACCGCGCCGACGAGGCGCTGGCCCGGCGCTACCGCTTGGGCGGCGAGATTGGCTTTATCCCGGGCATGGGGGTCCCCTATGGGCGGCTGGACGCGGTCAGCGAGACGGATGGGCGGACATACCGCCGGGAACTTGGTATCCCCGACACCGCCTTTTTGATGGTCTACGCCGCGGAATTCTCCCGGCGGAAGCATCAGGCTTTTCTCATCCAGGCCCTCCGCGGCCTGCCGGAGCGGGCCATGCTCCTGCTCCCTGGAGAGGGTGCGGAGCGCGGGGCCTGCCAGGCTCTGGCGGAGGAGCTGGGGTTGGCGGAGCGGGTGCGCTTTCCCGGTCAGCTCGGGGATCCCTCCCTCTGTTACCGGGCGGCGGACTGCGCCGTGTCCTCCAGCCGCAGCGAGGGGCTTCCCTTCAATATCATGGAGGCCATGCACGCCGGTCTGCCGGTGGTGGCCAGCGATGTAAAAGGCCACCGGGATCTGTTGGGTGACGGCTGCGGTCTTTTATATCCCTACGACGACCGTGCCGCTTTCCAGAAGGCGGTCACGCTCCTGATGGATTCCCCCGGCGAGGCCATGCGCCTGGGCCTCGCCGCCGCCGGAGCCGCGGAACGCCTCCGCCTGGAGGCGGTACTGCCTCAGGTGCTGGAGGCCTACGGCCTCATCGTCCCCGCCGGGACACAGGAGCCCAGCGGCTCCGTCCGCACGTAGCCGGGCAAAAGAATACAGAGAGGTCAGCGCAAGTCGGCCTCTCTCTTTTTTTTGCCGCTCTTCCAGGTATAAAGCTTCCTGTGCCCGGGACACACTAGGATGGCGGGTGAAACGGACGTCACCGGAAGCTTTTGCGCATATGGGCAGTCCCAGCCCATGCGCTTGTGATCCCATGGCCGTACTCGCCGCAGGCGGTACGATGGCCTTTTTGCTGTGTCTTCGCACAGCAAAAAACGTCCCCCATCCAGTACTGGATGGGGGACGAAAAACACTTGTTTTTTAGTGATTGCGGTGTGTCTGATCCTTAGCGGATGATGAACACATAGTCGGCGTGACCCTCGTCACTGCCGGTACCCTCGACCAGGACCACCTTGGAGCTGGCGTTGGTGTCGCCCTTGACATAGACGATCTCATCGATGTCGCCGCCCTCAATGTGCTTGGTGCCGTCCACGATGATGACGGTGGTGTCCTTATCGTAGGTCAGAGCACCCTTGCCGTTGTTGATGATGCCGTCGCCGAAATCGGTCACGGCGCTACCGGCGTCAACCTTCTTGGGATCAAGCTTACTAAAGTCAACGGTGTTGCCGCCGCTGGTGCTCACATCCTTGTAGTAGCCGCGGGTGATGGTCTCGCCCTTGGTGTAGCCGTCCAGCTCCAGCTCAGCCACGTACTCGTCGTTCACATAGGCCTCAACCACATAGATGGTGTCGTCGCCGTCCTTCTTAGCGGAAGCGGTCTTGCCCAGGATGTAGATGCCGTTGGTATCGCCGTCGGAGGTGGTGGCACTCAGAGCAACCACGAACTTGGCAACGCCGGACTTGGCATAGCAGTACAGCTTCGCATCCTTGTTAGTCACATTGGGCACGTTGGAGATGCCGGTGTAGACCTTGTAGTTGTCGTTCTTGTCGCCGATCACGAAGATGGTCTTGCTGTTGGCGGTAGCGCCGCCCAGGTTGGCCTTATTCTTCTGAATCTGAGTGATTTTGGTATCGTCCTTCACAGTGATATTGTACTTCTCACCGGTCTTGGTGTAGGTCACGATCTTGTTGTTGACCATGGCCTCGGCAGCAGACTCAGTCTTGCCGTCGAAAGCAGAGGAGAGCTTCTTGCTGTCGAGCTTGTTGACGGAAGCGGTGACCTCGGTGCCGTCGGAGAGCACGCCCTTGATGGTCAGGCTCTCAAAGCCGGGCTTCACGGAGGCGTCGGAACCGGTGATGAACATATACTCATCAGCGGCGGTCACGGCGTCGGTGTACACCACGTAGCCGAAGTTGTCCAGATACAGGGTGACCTCGTCGTCAGGCTCTACAGCAGTGGTCAGCACGGTGTTGTTGTCATCGTCGTACTTGCTGGACAGAGCGGAGGCCTTATAGGTGTTCTTTCCGTCCTTGATGGTGTCACTGCCCTTGGTGGAGGTGACGGTCACGTTGACGGAGTCGGCCTTCTCAGCATAGAAGGTGTCGCCCACGCGGTAGTAGAGCACGATGTCGTCCTTCGCCAGGTCCTCAGAGCCCTTCACGTCAGCGAACTCAGCGCCGGCGATCTGGTCGGCCTTGGCAATATCGGTCAGCGCAGAAACGGTGATGTAGCCGTCGCCGTCGTTGCCCTTGGCGTTGTAGGCGGAGACCTTGCCGGCGATCATCTTGGTCACGATGACGAAATCGGCCTTGTTGTCGTTGTCGTTGCTGATGACGGTGACCTCAATGCCGTTGCCGGTCAGCTTGGCCACGTCGGCCATGCCGGAGATGGTGAGCTCCTTGTCGTCCTTGTCAGTGGCGCGGATGAAGTTCTGCACCAGAACGGCCTTGCTCACTTCCTTGATGCCGGCGTCCTTCAGGGCGTCCTTCACGTCGTCGGCGTCGGAGGACTCGCTGATGGTGGCGATCATGTTGTCAGAGGAGACAACGGGGTTGCCCAGCACGGTCTGATAAGCGCCGTTCTTCCAGTCCTTGGCGAACATGGTGACGGACTTGCCCAGCAGGTTGGCGGCGGTGGCAGTCTTCAGGGTGATGGTATCGCCCTCGTCCTGCTTGCTGTCGGCATCGTCGGAGGTCAGCAGGAGAACAGTGACATCCTCCTTCTCCACGGCGGTGCCGGTAGAGGTGGCATTCTCGTTGGCAACGATCACACCCTCCAGCTTGGCGACCTTAAACTTGTCGGTCAGCAGGGTCTTGCTCTCGTTGTCGATGAGGGTGGGGCTGGAGGTGATGGAGGAGCCGTCGGTGATCAGGGTGTAGTCATAGGAGACCACGCCGGCATCCAGGGCGTTCCACACCATCTGAGCGGCGTTGTCGCGGGTCAGACCCTCGGAGGGGTTGATGCTCAGCTCGTCGAACAGGCCCTTCTGGTTGGCGCGCACGTTGACGTTCACGGCCCAGTTCGCGCCGGTGAAGCCTTCGATCTCGGACTTGAAGCCCAGAGCCACCAGCAGCATCTTGGCCGCCTCAGCACCGGTCACGGTGTTGGAGGGGTTGAACTTGCCGGTGCCGTCGCCGGCCACGATGCCCAGGGTGGTGCAGTACTCAATGTACGCAGCAGCCCAGTGGCCCACCGTGTCGGTGTAGGTGTAGTTGGACACGTTGCCCAGGCTGGGATCCTTGCCGCCGTTGAGGACGACGCAGATCATCTTGGCCATCTCGGCACGGGTCACGATCCCCTCGGGATCAAAGCTGCCGTCGTCCTTGCCGTTGATGACATTCAGCTCAACGAGCATGGAAACGGCGTCGTCGTTGACGATCTTGTCCTTATCGGAAAAGTCGTCGTAGCTCACAGCGCCGGCGCCGACAACCATCATGCCCAGGACCATGATGGAAGCCATTGCCAGGCTAAGAGCCCGCTTGAGGTTTCTCATGTGGAATTCCTCCTTCATTATTTTCCCGGGAGGAGGAGACATCCTCTTCCCTAGGGTACGACGATACTATACAATCCAAACGCCTTTCCGTCAAGTGAAAAACCGGATTTGTAATATAAGCGTAATCTAGCGGCCATACTCTCCCAACCCATGGGGGAGCATGGCTTCGGGGCCGCCGCTCAGCATGGCCCGCCCCTGCTGGGGCCCCTGACCAGCTCCGTCCACGCTCCGTCACACTGGCTGTACAGCCGCTCCCACACCAGATGCCGCCACAGCGCCTCCGGAGGGCGCGCCCCCTCCTTCATCGGGAAGCACACACAGGTGCCGCAGGAGGCCGACACCGCCCTCGGCACCGGCATGAGGCGGACGTCCAGACCGGCGCTTTTCAGCGTCCGATTCGCAAAAATAGCGTCGAAATGGGAGGAAAACGTCATCAGATACAGCATAATAAAATATGTCCTCCTCCCGCTCCGTGGGCGCTGTGTCAAACGCTGGTCAAGCGTGTCTTCAGGCGGCAGGACACGCCGCCTGCGTCTGGGCTTCGCCGCCGCTTCCCTCTCAAAAGTCCAATTCTTTTTCCTCTGAAACAAGGAAGAGCCTCTTGCGGACTCCCGGGCACCGGGGGGGCCGCAAGAGGCTCTCTTCGCCCTTGAAGCAGGGATTACACCAACTGAACGATTGCCATCTCGGCGGCGTCGCCGCGGCGGGGCCCGATCTTTACGACGCGGGTATAGCCGCCGTCACGGGTGGCGTACTTGGGGCCGATCTCATCAAACAGCTTCTTGGCCACATCTTCCTTAGTGATGAAGCTCAGCGCCTGACGATAAGAGGCCAGGTTGTTGTGTTTGGCCAGGGTGATCATCTTTTCGCACACGGGGGCCACCTCTTTGGCGCGGGCATAGGTGGTCTTGATCTGGCCGTTCTCCAGCAGATAGGTCACCATAGCGCGGAGCATGGCCTTGCGCTGGTCGGAACGCTTACCCAGTTTACGGTATCCGGACATGTGAGTCAACTCCTATTGGCATTTCGCGCGGCGAAAGCCCTTGTAAATTCGTCCTGAGGACCCCCCGGCCCTCGGAAAGACGCCGCAGTGCGGCAGCAGGCCCGCGGTCATGGCGGGCCCGTATCCGGGAGGGGACGTTACATGCCCCCGGACTGCCTTTCTCTCGGTTTGATCGCAGGCCGCAGGGACCTAGTTGCTGCTGTCGTCGCTGGCCAGGCTCAGGCCCATCATAGCCAGCTTGTTGATGACCTCTTCCAGGGATTTGCGTCCCAGGTTGCGCACCTTCATCATCTCATCCTCGGTCTTGGAGATCAGGTCCTCCACCGTGTTGATGTTGGCGCGCTTGAGGCAGTTGAAGGAGCGGACGGAGAGGTCCAGCTCCTCGATGGTCAGCTCCAGCACCTTGTCCCGCTGCGCCTCCGCCTTCTCCACCACCGTGGACTTGTTGCCCATGGTCTCGGAGAGATCGGTGAAGAGCATAAAGTGGTCCACCAGGATGCGGGCGCCCAGAGAAACTGCATCCCGGGCGTCGATGGTGCCGTTGGTCCACACCTCCAGGGTCAGCTTGTCATAGTCGGTGAGATCACCCACACGGGTGTTCTCAACGGTATAGTTGACCTTCTTGACCGGAGTGTAGATGGAGTCCACCGGGATCAGACCGATGACCGTCTGGGCCGGCTTGTTCCGGTCGGCAGGGACATAGCCCCGGCCGTGGGACAGCGTCAGCTCCATGTTGAGGGAGGCATCGGGGCCCAGGGTGGCGATGTGGTGGTCGGGATTCAGGATCTCCACCTCGCCGTCAGCCTTGATATCGCCGGCAGTGACCTCGCACTCGCCGTTCATCTCAATGTAGACGGTCTTCACGCCCTCGGAGTGAAGCTTGGCGATGATGCCCTTCACGTTGAGGACGATCTCAGTCACGTCTTCCTTGACGCCGGGGATGGTGGAGAACTCATGCTGTACGCCTGCGATCTTGATGGAGGTCACAGCCGTACCGGGCAGAGAAGAGAGCAGGATCCGGCGCAGGGAGTTTCCCAGCGTAGTGCCATAGCCGCGCTCCAGCGGCTCCACCACGTATTTGCCATAGGAGCCGTCGCCAGGGTTTTCCACGCATTCGATGCGCGGCTTTTCGATTTCTACCATGAATCAGTTACCCTCCTTGTTGCGGCGGCGGATGGGTTGGCTCCGCCGTATCGTCATTAGGTTCATCGGGGACCGCGGGGGATCACCCCCGCGGTCCCCACAGTCGAGGGTATCAAATAAATTACTTGGAATACAGCTCGACGATCAGGTGCTCCTCAACGGGCAGGTCGATGTCTTCCCGGAAGGGCATCCTT contains:
- a CDS encoding DUF3343 domain-containing protein; this translates as MLYLMTFSSHFDAIFANRTLKSAGLDVRLMPVPRAVSASCGTCVCFPMKEGARPPEALWRHLVWERLYSQCDGAWTELVRGPSRGGPC
- a CDS encoding DNA-directed RNA polymerase subunit alpha, encoding MVEIEKPRIECVENPGDGSYGKYVVEPLERGYGTTLGNSLRRILLSSLPGTAVTSIKIAGVQHEFSTIPGVKEDVTEIVLNVKGIIAKLHSEGVKTVYIEMNGECEVTAGDIKADGEVEILNPDHHIATLGPDASLNMELTLSHGRGYVPADRNKPAQTVIGLIPVDSIYTPVKKVNYTVENTRVGDLTDYDKLTLEVWTNGTIDARDAVSLGARILVDHFMLFTDLSETMGNKSTVVEKAEAQRDKVLELTIEELDLSVRSFNCLKRANINTVEDLISKTEDEMMKVRNLGRKSLEEVINKLAMMGLSLASDDSSN
- a CDS encoding glycosyltransferase produces the protein MPGKLLYTASTYSHIANFHLPYLRAFREAGWTVHVACGGTAMALPEADRVVDVPFAKRMTAPENLGCARRLGELMKCEAYDLVITHTSLAAFFTRLPLLGRKDRPRVINTVHGYLFDDDTTAPKRQILLAAERLTAPCTDLVLVMNRADEALARRYRLGGEIGFIPGMGVPYGRLDAVSETDGRTYRRELGIPDTAFLMVYAAEFSRRKHQAFLIQALRGLPERAMLLLPGEGAERGACQALAEELGLAERVRFPGQLGDPSLCYRAADCAVSSSRSEGLPFNIMEAMHAGLPVVASDVKGHRDLLGDGCGLLYPYDDRAAFQKAVTLLMDSPGEAMRLGLAAAGAAERLRLEAVLPQVLEAYGLIVPAGTQEPSGSVRT
- a CDS encoding O-antigen ligase family protein, translated to MSKKQTKASRKRPDVSPAAPGTEAAAPDGGEARTAPVRPSPAPGRPPADPEPPLRIGWSAPLRYAILGVLLFLVIALQAGGNDRAAAVGMSLVLIACVFGRMPQWSLRHRLSIPVLAVFAYLLLNSAAGLYSRFGSFAAGEFGKILCAFCVFCVVLLRARRGEARYLAAMASAVSAVFGLISIDGSSLKLLSSAFIRVMDGALGCYYASLSTGYESGIRVTGIFGNANVLAGFLALGVFLALYLVRTAGSRRARLGGCMLLFVNSLSFLLAFSMGAIGMFAVAVLFYLLAERKGLRFSLFLLMVETAAVALLMAFLSFAGLGKTGAMAALPVCAALLGGVLLWALHEFVGLPLSQRLSAHGRTAGLVVAGLAGLLCVYAVLAFNVTGGYALSPGETLRRSVYPAPGDYTLEGDWSGGVQLTVESQNKTETIMHTSTVLYRGPLDGAAFTVPEDSTVVYLDLSAQDGAALERLSLSGGPSVKLGYRLLPGFAANRLQGLWANQNAIQRTEFFRDGLRIYAQSPVIGNGLGSVEGLVTSVQSFYYESKYVHNHYIQVLAEMGIPGLLAFLAILGSAAVTLWKRRREGEEDALLPALCACLAMAALHAAAEAVWSLGQYQTMALLVLSMIAVCFGRPVTRLTSKTAALASSALLCLFSAVFAWLLYGNLAAERAYAEIQAGTRIQDAYSMTNLARRDRYGWAQYKLDMAVNAASSPVEEFAQTAASYAQDCRKLRVHSINFSLERYVYLPQGRYEELFTASREGIPQKASVSRTWQEEFSLYEEALRSDPEGVLDDIQWFADQVLQTEQMMHDYNADRMEPVTLTGDNLAFLERIQAVKATGATGADAAALLGLT
- a CDS encoding S-layer homology domain-containing protein; translated protein: MRNLKRALSLAMASIMVLGMMVVGAGAVSYDDFSDKDKIVNDDAVSMLVELNVINGKDDGSFDPEGIVTRAEMAKMICVVLNGGKDPSLGNVSNYTYTDTVGHWAAAYIEYCTTLGIVAGDGTGKFNPSNTVTGAEAAKMLLVALGFKSEIEGFTGANWAVNVNVRANQKGLFDELSINPSEGLTRDNAAQMVWNALDAGVVSYDYTLITDGSSITSSPTLIDNESKTLLTDKFKVAKLEGVIVANENATSTGTAVEKEDVTVLLLTSDDADSKQDEGDTITLKTATAANLLGKSVTMFAKDWKNGAYQTVLGNPVVSSDNMIATISESSDADDVKDALKDAGIKEVSKAVLVQNFIRATDKDDKELTISGMADVAKLTGNGIEVTVISNDNDNKADFVIVTKMIAGKVSAYNAKGNDGDGYITVSALTDIAKADQIAGAEFADVKGSEDLAKDDIVLYYRVGDTFYAEKADSVNVTVTSTKGSDTIKDGKNTYKASALSSKYDDDNNTVLTTAVEPDDEVTLYLDNFGYVVYTDAVTAADEYMFITGSDASVKPGFESLTIKGVLSDGTEVTASVNKLDSKKLSSAFDGKTESAAEAMVNNKIVTYTKTGEKYNITVKDDTKITQIQKNKANLGGATANSKTIFVIGDKNDNYKVYTGISNVPNVTNKDAKLYCYAKSGVAKFVVALSATTSDGDTNGIYILGKTASAKKDGDDTIYVVEAYVNDEYVAELELDGYTKGETITRGYYKDVSTSGGNTVDFSKLDPKKVDAGSAVTDFGDGIINNGKGALTYDKDTTVIIVDGTKHIEGGDIDEIVYVKGDTNASSKVVLVEGTGSDEGHADYVFIIR
- the rplQ gene encoding 50S ribosomal protein L17, whose protein sequence is MSGYRKLGKRSDQRKAMLRAMVTYLLENGQIKTTYARAKEVAPVCEKMITLAKHNNLASYRQALSFITKEDVAKKLFDEIGPKYATRDGGYTRVVKIGPRRGDAAEMAIVQLV